In Patescibacteria group bacterium, a single window of DNA contains:
- the rsmI gene encoding 16S rRNA (cytidine(1402)-2'-O)-methyltransferase has translation MLGNLYLVATPIGNLEDITFRAIKTLKEVDLILCEDTRVTQKLLDHFDIQNNTLSYHQQSNPAKMHEIFKLLQEGKNLALVTDAGTPGISDPGNELINFLNQFNIKTISIPGASSLTSALSISGFNISTFMFIGFWPKKKAHKTIEKIKSLDCPVVFFESPFRISKTLNLLITEFGEDKRIFIGQELTKMHERTLRTSLLNAKLELEKEQKELGRVKGELVCILEG, from the coding sequence ATGTTAGGAAATTTGTATCTGGTTGCAACGCCAATAGGAAATCTTGAAGACATTACTTTCCGTGCAATTAAAACGCTCAAAGAAGTTGACTTAATTCTTTGTGAAGATACCCGTGTTACTCAAAAGCTTTTAGATCATTTTGATATACAAAATAATACTTTGAGTTATCACCAGCAAAGTAATCCTGCAAAAATGCATGAAATTTTTAAACTTCTTCAGGAAGGTAAAAATTTAGCTCTTGTTACAGATGCAGGTACGCCGGGTATTTCAGATCCTGGAAATGAACTAATTAATTTTCTAAATCAATTCAATATTAAGACTATATCTATTCCAGGAGCTTCAAGTTTAACCTCAGCTTTATCAATTTCAGGTTTTAATATAAGCACTTTTATGTTTATTGGCTTCTGGCCCAAGAAAAAAGCTCATAAAACTATAGAAAAAATAAAATCGCTAGATTGCCCGGTTGTTTTCTTTGAATCTCCATTTCGCATTTCAAAAACATTAAATTTACTTATAACTGAATTTGGAGAAGACAAAAGAATATTTATAGGTCAGGAATTAACTAAAATGCACGAGAGGACTTTAAGAACAAGTTTACTAAACGCCAAGCTTGAGCTCGAAAAAGAACAAAAAGAATTGGGTAGGGTGAAAGGTGAATTGGTTTGCATTCTTGAAGGCTAA